The window GTCTTGAAAAGGTAAAGGAACGGATTTTGGAATATCTGGCAGTCCGTGTGCTCACGAAAAAAGGGTCCAGTCCCATAATCTGTCTGGTAGGACCGCCCGGAACAGGAAAGACTTCCATTGCCAGGTCCGTGGCAAAGGCTCTAAACAAGGAGTATGTAAGGATCAGCCTGGGCGGAATCCGGGATGAAGCGGAAATCCGCGGACACAGGAAAACCTATGTGGGAGCCATGCCCGGCAGGATCGTGGAGGCCTTAAGACAGGCCGGAGTCAGCAATCCCCTGATGCTTCTTGATGAGATCGACAAAGTGAGCAGGGATTATAAAGGAGATACCTCTTCAGCTCTTTTAGAGGTGCTGGACAGTGAGCAGAATGTAAAATTCCGGGACCACTATGTAGAGATTCCCATTGATTTATCCAATGTGCTGTTTCTTGCAACAGCCAACACCACGACTACCATACCGGGGCCTCTTTTAGACCGAATGGAAGTAATTGAAGTTAACAGCTATACGGAGAATGAAAAATTTCATATTGCAAAGAATTACTTAGTAAGAAAGCAGCGGGATAAGAATGGGCTTACAGAGAAGCAAGTGTCCATATCCGATGAAGCTCTTGAAAAGATCATTCACCATTATACCAGAGAAGCCGGAGTCAGAAACCTAGAAAGGCGGATCGGGGCTGTTTTCAGAAAAGCTGCAAGAGAATTCCTGGAAGATGAAAAGCGGGCTATAAAAATCACGGAAGACAACTTGGAAAAGTATCTGGGTAAGGAAAAAGTGCTTTTTGAGGATGTGAACGAGGAAGACCAGGTGGGGATCGTAAGAGGGCTTGCATGGACCAGCGTCGGCGGCAACACCCTTCAAATCGAAGTCAATGTTATGCCTGGAAAAGGAACCCTTCAGATGACCGGACAGATGGGCGATGTGATGAAGGAATCCGCCCAGACCGCTTTAAGTTATGTCAGGTCTGTGTGTCCTGAATTTAAGATAAAGAATGATTATTTTGAAAAGCACGATATCCATCTTCACATCCCGGAAGGGGCAGTGCCAAAGGATGGCCCGTCGGCAGGAATCACCATGGCAACGGCCATGCTGTCGGCAGTTACAAACCGGAAAGTAAACGCCAAGGTGGCCATGACAGGGGAGATCACACTCCGCGGCCGTGTTCTGCCCATCGGCGGCCTTAAGGAGAAGATTCTGGCTGCCCGCATGGCTCATGTGGAGAAGGTTCTGGTTCCTGACAGAAACCGCCCGGATATTGCAGAGCTGTCAGAGGAGATCACAGGCGGCCTTGAAATCGTTTATGCGAAAAATATGTCCCAGGTCTTAAAGGAAGCTTTTGTACAGGATTAGAGATGCCCTGCAGGCTTTGCAGACATTTCATTATGCCCAGAAAGCATGGGCAGGAAAGAGGAAACCCCTTACAGGGATACCTTTATGCCCAGAAAGCATGGGCAGGAAAGAGGAAAGCACATGATCA of the Lacrimispora indolis DSM 755 genome contains:
- the lon gene encoding endopeptidase La; this encodes MVDKIITMPVIALRGMTVLPKMMLHFDISRTKSIAAVEKAMVGDQKVCLVTQRNSEEADPGIEDLYQVGTVALVKQLVKLPNNVIRVMVEGVERVELLALDNEEPMLIGEVERTLESDDSLDYIAIQAMIQIIQEKLEEYGKENPRIAKEVLPNLLVLSDLGELLDQIAVQLSWDYRVRQQVLESALLEDRYALVMKQLITEIEVTKVKRELQSHVKERIDKNQKDYILREQLKVIREELGEDNPLSDADEYVKRLKVLKADKETKDKIQKEIDRFKAMPGGSQEANVVRMYLETALELPWKKLSKDNNSIVHAEEILNEDHYGLEKVKERILEYLAVRVLTKKGSSPIICLVGPPGTGKTSIARSVAKALNKEYVRISLGGIRDEAEIRGHRKTYVGAMPGRIVEALRQAGVSNPLMLLDEIDKVSRDYKGDTSSALLEVLDSEQNVKFRDHYVEIPIDLSNVLFLATANTTTTIPGPLLDRMEVIEVNSYTENEKFHIAKNYLVRKQRDKNGLTEKQVSISDEALEKIIHHYTREAGVRNLERRIGAVFRKAAREFLEDEKRAIKITEDNLEKYLGKEKVLFEDVNEEDQVGIVRGLAWTSVGGNTLQIEVNVMPGKGTLQMTGQMGDVMKESAQTALSYVRSVCPEFKIKNDYFEKHDIHLHIPEGAVPKDGPSAGITMATAMLSAVTNRKVNAKVAMTGEITLRGRVLPIGGLKEKILAARMAHVEKVLVPDRNRPDIAELSEEITGGLEIVYAKNMSQVLKEAFVQD